A single window of Dendropsophus ebraccatus isolate aDenEbr1 chromosome 5, aDenEbr1.pat, whole genome shotgun sequence DNA harbors:
- the IL1R2 gene encoding interleukin-1 receptor type 2 isoform X3: protein MDYYVLNEELATIECPVSQYLLPDLSTLQLIWTRNGTEALDTADEPRIQRKKDTLWFLPAVKEDTGIYTCIVRNASYCVEISLSLNVMSDTPDSFPFIKYEQIAFENTEFMMICPALPDLTKDLKNVKINWYKDGEPLLNESSKYSYMDGTTYALINDIHQKDEGYYKCQLTVSLENIDYTISRLIQVQIIGEGTKQHPVFVNPNRKTIAAVIGSSLVIPCKVFAGHDGDLMIWWIANDSFVNDYSKDNRVTEGVLQETTVADGQYLELPLVFERIEEEDFITDFKCIAMNNYGQDVLPAQIKQLASPFAWYIAAIPALVVFLILVIIFISKHRKCGIHYSLAKS, encoded by the exons ATGGATTATTATGTCCTAAACGAAGAACTAGCTACCATTGAGTGTCCAGTTTCACAGTATTTGCTACCTGACCTTTCTACACTTCAGTTGATTTGGACCAGAAATGGCACCGAAGCCCTGGATACAGCAGATGAGCCTAGAATTCAAAGAAAAAAAGATACCTTGTGGTTCTTACCAGCTGTAAAAGAGGATACAGGGATCTACACTTGCATTGTGAG aaatgcaTCCTACTGTGTTGAAATATCATTGTCCCTAAATGTAATGAGTGACACACCAGACTCCTTCCCTTTTATTAAATATGAACAAATTGCTTTTGAAAACACAGAGTTCATGATGATTTGCCCTGCTTTGCCAGACTTAACAAAAGACCTTAAAAATGTGAAAATAAATTGGTATAAG GACGGAGAACCTTTGCTCAATGAAAGCTCCAAATACAGCTACATGGATGGGACCACATATGCGTTGATAAACGATATACACCAGAAAGATGAAGGCTATTACAAATGTCAGCTAACAGTCTCCCTTGAAAATATAGATTACACTATTTCAAGGCTTATCCAAGTTCAAATTATTG GTGAGGGAACAAAACAACACCCAGTCTTTGTGAATCCTAATCgcaagacaatagcagctgtcATAG GCTCGTCGCTAGTCATCCCATGCAAGGTGTTTGCAGGCCATGATGGTGATCTCATGATTTGGTGGATTGCCAATGACTCTTTTGTGAATGACTATTCCAAAGATAACCGTGTGACAGAAGGAGTGCTACA AGAAACTACAGTGGCTGATGGTCAGTACTTGGAATTACCACTGGTTTTTGAGAGGATAGAAGAGGAGGATTTTATTACTGACTTTAAATGTATAGCAATGAATAACTACGGCCAAGATGTTCTGCCAGCACAAATCAAGCAattag CCTCCCCTTTTGCCTGGTACATTGCTGCAATTCCCGCCCTTGTGGTTTTCCTGATATTAGTGATAATTTTCATAAGCAAACACAGGAAATGTGGAATCCATTATTCTCTGGCCAAGTCATAA
- the IL1R2 gene encoding interleukin-1 receptor type 2 isoform X2, producing MWFPFILFGTYLLEISGFNVYRQKTGERCQVQITHSMDYYVLNEELATIECPVSQYLLPDLSTLQLIWTRNGTEALDTADEPRIQRKKDTLWFLPAVKEDTGIYTCIVRNASYCVEISLSLNVMSDTPDSFPFIKYEQIAFENTEFMMICPALPDLTKDLKNVKINWYKDGEPLLNESSKYSYMDGTTYALINDIHQKDEGYYKCQLTVSLENIDYTISRLIQVQIIGEGTKQHPVFVNPNRKTIAAVIGSSLVIPCKVFAGHDGDLMIWWIANDSFVNDYSKDNRVTEGVLQETTVADGQYLELPLVFERIEEEDFITDFKCIAMNNYGQDVLPAQIKQLASPFAWYIAAIPALVVFLILVIIFISKHRKCGIHYSLAKS from the exons atGTGGTTTCCATTCATCTTGTTTGGAACATATTTATTAGAAATATCAGGATTTAATGTTTACCGGCAGAAAACTGGAG AGAGATGTCAAGTACAGATCACACATTCTATGGATTATTATGTCCTAAACGAAGAACTAGCTACCATTGAGTGTCCAGTTTCACAGTATTTGCTACCTGACCTTTCTACACTTCAGTTGATTTGGACCAGAAATGGCACCGAAGCCCTGGATACAGCAGATGAGCCTAGAATTCAAAGAAAAAAAGATACCTTGTGGTTCTTACCAGCTGTAAAAGAGGATACAGGGATCTACACTTGCATTGTGAG aaatgcaTCCTACTGTGTTGAAATATCATTGTCCCTAAATGTAATGAGTGACACACCAGACTCCTTCCCTTTTATTAAATATGAACAAATTGCTTTTGAAAACACAGAGTTCATGATGATTTGCCCTGCTTTGCCAGACTTAACAAAAGACCTTAAAAATGTGAAAATAAATTGGTATAAG GACGGAGAACCTTTGCTCAATGAAAGCTCCAAATACAGCTACATGGATGGGACCACATATGCGTTGATAAACGATATACACCAGAAAGATGAAGGCTATTACAAATGTCAGCTAACAGTCTCCCTTGAAAATATAGATTACACTATTTCAAGGCTTATCCAAGTTCAAATTATTG GTGAGGGAACAAAACAACACCCAGTCTTTGTGAATCCTAATCgcaagacaatagcagctgtcATAG GCTCGTCGCTAGTCATCCCATGCAAGGTGTTTGCAGGCCATGATGGTGATCTCATGATTTGGTGGATTGCCAATGACTCTTTTGTGAATGACTATTCCAAAGATAACCGTGTGACAGAAGGAGTGCTACA AGAAACTACAGTGGCTGATGGTCAGTACTTGGAATTACCACTGGTTTTTGAGAGGATAGAAGAGGAGGATTTTATTACTGACTTTAAATGTATAGCAATGAATAACTACGGCCAAGATGTTCTGCCAGCACAAATCAAGCAattag CCTCCCCTTTTGCCTGGTACATTGCTGCAATTCCCGCCCTTGTGGTTTTCCTGATATTAGTGATAATTTTCATAAGCAAACACAGGAAATGTGGAATCCATTATTCTCTGGCCAAGTCATAA
- the IL1R2 gene encoding interleukin-1 receptor type 2 isoform X1 — MKMWFPFILFGTYLLEISGFNVYRQKTGERCQVQITHSMDYYVLNEELATIECPVSQYLLPDLSTLQLIWTRNGTEALDTADEPRIQRKKDTLWFLPAVKEDTGIYTCIVRNASYCVEISLSLNVMSDTPDSFPFIKYEQIAFENTEFMMICPALPDLTKDLKNVKINWYKDGEPLLNESSKYSYMDGTTYALINDIHQKDEGYYKCQLTVSLENIDYTISRLIQVQIIGEGTKQHPVFVNPNRKTIAAVIGSSLVIPCKVFAGHDGDLMIWWIANDSFVNDYSKDNRVTEGVLQETTVADGQYLELPLVFERIEEEDFITDFKCIAMNNYGQDVLPAQIKQLASPFAWYIAAIPALVVFLILVIIFISKHRKCGIHYSLAKS, encoded by the exons gaagatGTGGTTTCCATTCATCTTGTTTGGAACATATTTATTAGAAATATCAGGATTTAATGTTTACCGGCAGAAAACTGGAG AGAGATGTCAAGTACAGATCACACATTCTATGGATTATTATGTCCTAAACGAAGAACTAGCTACCATTGAGTGTCCAGTTTCACAGTATTTGCTACCTGACCTTTCTACACTTCAGTTGATTTGGACCAGAAATGGCACCGAAGCCCTGGATACAGCAGATGAGCCTAGAATTCAAAGAAAAAAAGATACCTTGTGGTTCTTACCAGCTGTAAAAGAGGATACAGGGATCTACACTTGCATTGTGAG aaatgcaTCCTACTGTGTTGAAATATCATTGTCCCTAAATGTAATGAGTGACACACCAGACTCCTTCCCTTTTATTAAATATGAACAAATTGCTTTTGAAAACACAGAGTTCATGATGATTTGCCCTGCTTTGCCAGACTTAACAAAAGACCTTAAAAATGTGAAAATAAATTGGTATAAG GACGGAGAACCTTTGCTCAATGAAAGCTCCAAATACAGCTACATGGATGGGACCACATATGCGTTGATAAACGATATACACCAGAAAGATGAAGGCTATTACAAATGTCAGCTAACAGTCTCCCTTGAAAATATAGATTACACTATTTCAAGGCTTATCCAAGTTCAAATTATTG GTGAGGGAACAAAACAACACCCAGTCTTTGTGAATCCTAATCgcaagacaatagcagctgtcATAG GCTCGTCGCTAGTCATCCCATGCAAGGTGTTTGCAGGCCATGATGGTGATCTCATGATTTGGTGGATTGCCAATGACTCTTTTGTGAATGACTATTCCAAAGATAACCGTGTGACAGAAGGAGTGCTACA AGAAACTACAGTGGCTGATGGTCAGTACTTGGAATTACCACTGGTTTTTGAGAGGATAGAAGAGGAGGATTTTATTACTGACTTTAAATGTATAGCAATGAATAACTACGGCCAAGATGTTCTGCCAGCACAAATCAAGCAattag CCTCCCCTTTTGCCTGGTACATTGCTGCAATTCCCGCCCTTGTGGTTTTCCTGATATTAGTGATAATTTTCATAAGCAAACACAGGAAATGTGGAATCCATTATTCTCTGGCCAAGTCATAA